From Anaerohalosphaera lusitana, one genomic window encodes:
- a CDS encoding DUF4914 family protein translates to MSSKTTWNGITLPEHIQKIVDEAPKVHFATKPEQLVELCCGSYDNKEWDVEYELPDGSTVNEAHVVRVKNGISANYPEPYMRRRDPNCMLIADDLETEKELYQDRFGVPFEGMRQRTFDWLSEQEIAVFAFEMGQPGIGGDAIAVCPANAAFFAFGLALLQGLVDVEKLGREFKPSTVIYVAPPFRHTDFDGKQVVVHNRIEEHEIFSYNLYPGPSAKKGVYGALIRQGSEQGWVTAHCSAVQVMTPYDNLVTFMHEGASGGGKSELLQQPHRLPDGRIMIGKNIATGEKQFIEIARTCDLHPLCDDMGLCHPDYQEGDGKLWLMDAEDAWFVRVDHITEYGTDHDLESLTVAPSEPLLFLNVDMAPGGTALIWEHIEDEPGVPCPNPRVVIPRKIVPDVVEGKMSVDIRSFGVRMPPCTAENPTYGIIGLLHILPPALAWLWRLVAPRGHANPSIVDTGGMSSEGVGSYWPFATGRKVDQANLLLRQIVDSPKTKYILMPNQHIGSWKTGFMPEWLARDYLARRGHARFHSDQLTPSRCSLLGYSLDSMRIEGRNIARCLLQVDQQPEVGKEAYDVGAEMLRKFFHEQVSGFLCKDLDKLGNEIIECCLDGGSVGDYKSILDFDDTAPR, encoded by the coding sequence ATGAGTAGTAAGACGACTTGGAACGGTATTACGCTGCCGGAACATATTCAGAAGATCGTGGATGAGGCGCCGAAGGTGCACTTCGCGACGAAACCGGAGCAGTTGGTTGAGCTGTGCTGCGGCAGTTATGACAATAAAGAGTGGGACGTTGAGTATGAGTTGCCGGACGGGAGTACGGTTAACGAGGCGCATGTGGTTCGCGTGAAGAATGGTATTTCGGCGAACTATCCGGAGCCTTATATGAGAAGGCGCGATCCGAACTGTATGCTGATCGCCGATGACCTGGAAACCGAGAAGGAACTGTACCAGGATCGTTTTGGTGTTCCGTTTGAGGGTATGCGTCAGCGGACGTTCGACTGGCTCAGTGAGCAGGAGATCGCTGTGTTTGCGTTCGAGATGGGTCAGCCTGGTATCGGCGGTGATGCGATCGCGGTTTGTCCTGCGAATGCGGCGTTTTTCGCGTTTGGTCTTGCTTTGCTGCAGGGGCTGGTGGACGTTGAGAAACTGGGACGTGAGTTCAAGCCGAGCACTGTTATTTATGTCGCTCCGCCATTCAGGCATACGGATTTTGACGGCAAGCAGGTGGTTGTTCACAACCGCATCGAGGAGCACGAGATATTCTCTTATAATCTGTATCCGGGTCCGAGTGCTAAGAAGGGTGTTTACGGTGCGCTGATCCGGCAGGGAAGCGAGCAGGGCTGGGTGACAGCTCACTGTTCGGCTGTTCAGGTGATGACGCCTTATGACAACCTGGTGACGTTTATGCACGAGGGTGCGAGCGGGGGCGGTAAGAGTGAGCTGCTTCAGCAGCCGCATCGACTGCCAGATGGGCGGATCATGATCGGTAAGAATATCGCGACGGGTGAGAAGCAGTTTATCGAGATCGCGAGGACGTGTGATCTGCATCCGCTTTGTGACGATATGGGGCTTTGTCATCCTGACTACCAGGAGGGTGACGGCAAGCTGTGGCTGATGGACGCTGAGGATGCGTGGTTCGTGCGTGTGGATCATATTACGGAGTACGGTACGGATCATGATCTGGAGAGTCTGACGGTTGCGCCGTCTGAGCCGCTGCTGTTTTTGAATGTTGATATGGCGCCGGGTGGAACGGCGCTGATATGGGAACATATCGAGGATGAGCCTGGCGTGCCTTGTCCGAATCCGCGTGTGGTAATACCGCGTAAGATCGTGCCGGACGTTGTGGAAGGCAAGATGTCGGTGGACATTCGCAGCTTCGGTGTACGGATGCCTCCATGTACGGCTGAGAATCCGACGTATGGTATTATCGGATTGCTGCATATTCTGCCGCCAGCGTTGGCGTGGCTGTGGCGTCTGGTTGCCCCGCGTGGACATGCGAATCCGAGTATCGTTGATACTGGCGGTATGAGCAGTGAGGGTGTGGGCAGCTATTGGCCGTTCGCTACGGGTCGGAAGGTCGATCAGGCGAATCTGCTTTTGAGGCAGATCGTTGACTCGCCGAAGACGAAGTACATTTTGATGCCTAATCAGCATATCGGTTCGTGGAAGACCGGCTTTATGCCTGAGTGGCTGGCGCGGGATTATCTGGCGCGTCGCGGCCATGCGAGGTTCCATTCGGATCAGCTCACGCCTTCGCGATGCAGTCTTTTGGGTTATTCGCTGGACAGCATGCGTATCGAAGGAAGGAACATCGCGAGGTGTCTGCTTCAGGTCGATCAGCAGCCAGAGGTCGGCAAAGAAGCTTATGATGTCGGTGCAGAGATGCTTCGCAAGTTCTTCCATGAGCAGGTCAGCGGTTTCCTTTGTAAAGATCTTGACAAGCTTGGTAATGAGATCATCGAGTGCTGTCTGGACGGCGGCAGTGTTGGTGATTACAAGAGCATCCTCGATTTTGATGACACCGCGCCGCGGTAG
- the rplU gene encoding 50S ribosomal protein L21, with amino-acid sequence MYAIIEQGGKQFKVAQGDVINIELTEADADAKSVEIDKVLFVSDGEQVKVGTPYLDGAKVVASFETTAKDAVVKGPKLYPTHLRRRKHSRTRIGHRQKYMQVTIDAIEA; translated from the coding sequence ATGTACGCTATAATTGAACAGGGCGGCAAGCAGTTTAAGGTAGCCCAGGGTGACGTGATAAACATCGAGCTCACTGAGGCCGATGCGGACGCGAAAAGTGTAGAGATCGACAAGGTTCTGTTTGTCAGTGACGGCGAGCAGGTCAAGGTCGGTACGCCTTATCTTGACGGCGCGAAGGTTGTCGCGAGTTTTGAGACGACCGCTAAGGACGCAGTGGTTAAAGGTCCTAAGCTGTATCCTACGCATCTTCGCCGCAGGAAGCACAGCCGAACGCGAATCGGCCACAGGCAGAAGTATATGCAGGTGACGATCGACGCGATCGAGGCGTAA
- a CDS encoding 5-(carboxyamino)imidazole ribonucleotide synthase produces the protein MEQLVTSDFKLGIIAGGQLGKMLALAASRWDVKTYILDSDDHCPASTVCTRFVEGDYRDFEKVYEFGQQVDMVTFEIENVNVEALRKLKQEGKRIYPDPEVLAMIQDKGVQKQFYLEHGIPSPAFVLCDGREQVIKSIGEGVQFPFVQKARKAGYDGKGVVVVRGEGDLGKLLDVPCVVERAVDIDKELAVIVTRNGRGEMACFSAVEMVFNPEANLVELLVSPAEIDADVQDRAIELARQVTEKSGIQGVLAVELFLDTDGELWVNEAAPRPHNSGHHTIESAITSQYEQHLRAIFNFPLGSTDLKRPAVMMNLLGDREHEGPVRYEGLTESMAIPGVKVHIYGKKETRPFRKMGHVTIVSPTTDEAKKHAVRVRDLLKVKS, from the coding sequence ATGGAACAGCTTGTAACATCAGATTTTAAGCTGGGTATAATCGCGGGCGGTCAGTTGGGTAAAATGCTGGCGCTGGCGGCGAGCAGGTGGGACGTTAAGACTTATATCCTTGACTCGGATGACCATTGTCCGGCGTCGACGGTTTGCACTCGTTTTGTTGAGGGGGACTACAGGGATTTCGAGAAGGTGTATGAGTTCGGCCAGCAGGTCGATATGGTCACGTTTGAGATCGAGAACGTGAACGTCGAGGCGTTGCGCAAGCTAAAGCAAGAGGGCAAACGCATTTATCCTGATCCTGAGGTGCTGGCGATGATCCAGGACAAGGGGGTTCAAAAGCAGTTTTATCTGGAGCACGGGATCCCGAGCCCGGCATTTGTGCTTTGCGATGGGCGGGAGCAGGTAATCAAGAGCATCGGTGAGGGGGTGCAGTTTCCATTTGTGCAGAAGGCCCGGAAGGCTGGCTATGACGGCAAGGGCGTAGTAGTGGTTCGCGGTGAAGGTGATCTGGGTAAATTGCTTGACGTTCCTTGTGTCGTCGAGCGTGCAGTGGATATCGACAAGGAGCTGGCTGTAATCGTCACGCGTAACGGCAGGGGTGAGATGGCGTGTTTTTCTGCGGTGGAAATGGTTTTCAATCCCGAGGCGAATCTTGTCGAGCTGCTTGTGAGTCCTGCTGAGATAGATGCGGACGTTCAGGATCGGGCGATAGAGCTGGCGCGGCAGGTTACCGAGAAATCCGGGATCCAGGGGGTGTTGGCGGTTGAACTGTTTCTGGATACCGACGGAGAGTTGTGGGTGAACGAGGCGGCTCCGCGGCCGCACAATTCGGGGCACCATACGATAGAGAGTGCGATAACATCACAGTATGAGCAGCATCTGCGGGCGATCTTCAATTTCCCGCTTGGGAGTACGGATCTCAAGCGGCCGGCGGTTATGATGAATCTGCTGGGAGATAGGGAGCATGAGGGGCCGGTAAGATATGAGGGCCTGACGGAGAGTATGGCGATCCCGGGGGTGAAGGTGCATATTTACGGCAAGAAGGAGACGCGGCCTTTTCGGAAGATGGGTCACGTGACGATAGTGTCGCCTACTACGGACGAAGCGAAAAAACACGCGGTGAGAGTGAGGGATTTATTGAAGGTGAAATCATGA
- a CDS encoding MFS transporter, with protein MKNRWVVLAAGIVIQIVLGGVYAWSTFTPALVENYGLDNGQCGLIFGLIIAVFTVAMTQAGRVLQKKGPKLTAGIGGLLFLAGYFAASFSGGNFIVLLLSLGVVAGAGIGFGYVCPLSVGMKWFPNNKGLVTGIAVAGFGGGAIAFASGGQAMLDNGYDVLTIFRLIGLVLGGLVFAAAMLLAEPDGEKKAGGEDGEGIKRFVFSRNFGLISLGMFAGTFAGLLVVGNLKSIGLWRGLTAQQAVFAVSLYSVGNAIGRITWGQIHDRFGYRTIVLSLSFMAIVLAALLVPMGANAFVAVACLIGFGFGACFVVYAATVVNEYGTELFAKLYPICFLGYGLAGLVAPGVGGRIYDVTQSYSGAVVLSAVIVVAATGVIGLWLRPGKQLVVESGEVKETDLEPGEDMKTG; from the coding sequence ATGAAGAATCGCTGGGTTGTACTGGCTGCGGGAATCGTTATACAGATCGTGCTGGGCGGGGTGTATGCGTGGAGTACGTTTACGCCTGCGTTGGTGGAGAACTACGGGCTGGATAACGGGCAGTGCGGGCTAATATTTGGCTTGATCATTGCCGTGTTTACGGTGGCGATGACGCAGGCGGGACGAGTGCTGCAGAAGAAGGGGCCGAAGTTGACGGCCGGGATCGGCGGATTGCTGTTTCTGGCGGGTTACTTTGCGGCTTCTTTTTCGGGCGGTAATTTTATCGTTCTGCTGTTGAGTCTTGGTGTTGTGGCTGGTGCTGGTATCGGGTTCGGCTATGTTTGTCCGCTGTCTGTGGGGATGAAATGGTTTCCGAATAACAAGGGGCTAGTGACGGGGATCGCTGTTGCGGGTTTCGGCGGGGGCGCGATCGCGTTCGCGTCGGGCGGCCAGGCGATGCTTGACAATGGATATGACGTGCTGACGATATTCAGGCTGATCGGGCTCGTTCTTGGCGGTCTGGTGTTTGCGGCGGCGATGCTGCTGGCCGAGCCTGACGGCGAGAAGAAGGCCGGCGGTGAGGATGGGGAGGGCATCAAGCGGTTCGTGTTCTCGCGGAACTTTGGGCTTATTTCGCTCGGTATGTTCGCTGGTACATTTGCGGGTCTGCTGGTGGTCGGTAATCTCAAGTCGATCGGTCTGTGGCGGGGTTTGACTGCTCAGCAGGCGGTTTTCGCGGTTTCGCTGTATTCGGTCGGTAACGCGATAGGCCGTATCACCTGGGGGCAGATACATGACCGGTTCGGGTATCGGACGATCGTGCTGTCGCTGTCGTTTATGGCGATTGTGCTGGCGGCGCTGCTGGTGCCGATGGGTGCGAACGCGTTCGTGGCTGTTGCGTGTCTGATCGGGTTCGGATTCGGTGCGTGTTTCGTGGTCTATGCTGCTACGGTTGTGAACGAGTACGGCACGGAGCTGTTCGCGAAGCTGTATCCGATATGCTTTCTGGGGTATGGTCTGGCTGGGCTGGTTGCGCCGGGAGTTGGGGGCAGGATATACGACGTGACGCAGAGCTATTCGGGTGCGGTAGTGCTCAGTGCTGTGATAGTGGTAGCTGCGACGGGTGTGATCGGGTTGTGGCTCAGGCCCGGCAAGCAGCTTGTTGTTGAGAGCGGGGAAGTCAAGGAAACGGATCTCGAGCCGGGCGAGGATATGAAGACTGGGTGA
- a CDS encoding 7-carboxy-7-deazaguanine synthase QueE, with protein MIINEIFYCLQGEGKLAGTPSALIRLAGCPLRCRWCDTKYACPTTAGQPRTPEQILTEISEYPTRHAIVTGGEPLAQQDTPHLLQALEHAGMHVTIETCGIHYHENIPCDLMSISPKLSNSTPDDPELASPHDAARLCPEILQKLIDNYDYQLKFVVDTPADLDEIAELLDSLNNVNPYKVFFMPQASTRDEYLQKSQLVAQICEKTGFKMSQRLHILLYDGQKGR; from the coding sequence ATGATTATCAACGAAATATTCTACTGTCTCCAGGGCGAAGGCAAACTCGCCGGCACCCCCAGCGCACTGATACGCCTGGCCGGCTGCCCCCTGCGCTGCCGATGGTGCGATACCAAATACGCCTGCCCGACAACAGCGGGCCAGCCGCGCACCCCCGAGCAAATACTCACTGAAATATCCGAATACCCAACCCGCCATGCCATAGTCACCGGCGGCGAACCACTCGCCCAGCAAGACACACCTCACCTCCTTCAGGCCCTCGAACACGCCGGCATGCACGTCACCATCGAAACCTGCGGCATCCACTACCACGAAAACATCCCCTGCGACCTCATGAGCATCAGCCCCAAGCTCTCCAACTCCACCCCCGATGACCCAGAACTCGCCTCCCCGCACGACGCTGCACGCCTGTGCCCAGAAATACTCCAGAAACTGATCGACAACTACGACTACCAGCTAAAATTCGTCGTCGACACCCCCGCAGACCTCGACGAGATCGCCGAACTGCTAGATTCTCTCAACAACGTCAACCCCTACAAAGTTTTCTTCATGCCCCAGGCCTCCACCCGCGACGAATACCTGCAAAAATCGCAGCTTGTTGCCCAGATATGCGAAAAAACCGGCTTCAAAATGTCCCAGCGGCTCCACATCCTCCTCTACGACGGCCAAAAAGGCCGCTAG
- the queF gene encoding preQ(1) synthase translates to MSDKPVLEFFDNPRPERDYTITIRCPEFTSVCPKTGHPDFGTITIEYIPEAKCLELKALKYYMQSYRDKGIFYERLTNEILDDLAAGCEPRWMKITASFTPRGGITTDVVAETSAEMGKK, encoded by the coding sequence ATGTCAGATAAGCCGGTTTTGGAATTCTTTGATAATCCGCGTCCGGAACGCGATTACACGATAACGATACGCTGTCCGGAGTTTACGAGCGTGTGTCCGAAGACGGGTCATCCGGATTTTGGTACGATAACGATAGAGTATATACCCGAGGCGAAGTGTTTGGAGCTGAAGGCGCTGAAGTATTATATGCAGAGCTACCGGGATAAGGGTATATTTTACGAGAGGCTGACGAACGAGATACTGGACGATCTTGCGGCTGGGTGTGAGCCGAGGTGGATGAAGATCACGGCGAGTTTTACGCCCAGGGGCGGGATCACGACGGATGTGGTGGCGGAGACATCTGCGGAGATGGGCAAGAAGTAG
- the aroC gene encoding chorismate synthase has product MKIVVAGAKASGKSTVSKLLAERLGLRCVEADEKISELFREWTGFECSCAEICRKVGEAEFRRLEAEAVEKLGEEDWCVVSLGGGSLMNPKSRRVLRGGALWLYLDGSADVLWGRVMGGGKIPAYLDGCEDPAKCFAERVEKIRDVLLCRADCVVEVDERTPEEVADAAVVEIEAELGSRSGAANTFGEVIKLTTFGESHGPMIGAVLDGVRPGVEISEEDIQKELDRRRPGRTKMATQRKEDDRVQIVSGVFEGRTTGCAIGMLIKNKDQKSGHYDDLKDVFRPGHADFTFWRKYGLRDHRGGGRSSGRETACRVAGGAVAKKLLAERGVTIRTCTLAVGKVKAERFSWEDAEANLLRCPDAKAAEQMEKEILDARSAGDSVGGVVQVQVDGLPAGLGDPVFAKLDARIAQAMFSLGSVKGLEFGSGFGSAAMLGSENNDAMSGMSFESNNAGGIFGGISNGEPVVARMAVKPTPSVSLEQRTCDTAGRDRTIEIKGRHDPCIVPRVLVVMESMMALVLLDAWEIQERIRPGWSE; this is encoded by the coding sequence ATGAAAATAGTTGTTGCCGGAGCTAAAGCGTCAGGTAAGTCTACGGTGAGCAAGCTGCTTGCCGAGAGGCTTGGGCTGCGCTGTGTTGAGGCGGACGAGAAGATCAGTGAGCTATTCAGGGAGTGGACGGGATTTGAGTGCAGTTGTGCGGAGATATGCCGGAAGGTCGGTGAGGCAGAGTTTCGCAGGCTGGAGGCTGAGGCGGTCGAGAAGCTGGGCGAGGAGGACTGGTGTGTTGTTTCGCTTGGCGGCGGGTCGCTGATGAATCCGAAGTCGCGGCGTGTGCTGCGGGGCGGGGCGTTGTGGCTTTATCTGGACGGTTCGGCAGATGTGCTGTGGGGCCGAGTTATGGGCGGCGGAAAGATTCCGGCCTATCTGGATGGGTGCGAGGATCCGGCGAAGTGTTTTGCCGAGCGCGTCGAGAAGATACGTGATGTGCTGCTTTGCCGGGCGGATTGCGTGGTTGAGGTTGACGAGCGGACGCCGGAGGAGGTTGCGGATGCTGCGGTCGTGGAGATCGAGGCAGAGCTTGGGAGCCGGAGCGGGGCGGCGAATACGTTCGGCGAGGTGATAAAGCTGACGACGTTCGGTGAGAGTCACGGGCCGATGATCGGTGCTGTGCTGGACGGTGTTCGGCCGGGCGTGGAGATCAGTGAGGAAGATATACAGAAGGAACTTGACCGCAGGCGGCCGGGGCGGACGAAGATGGCGACGCAGCGGAAGGAAGATGACCGGGTGCAGATCGTGTCGGGCGTTTTTGAAGGGCGTACGACGGGGTGTGCTATCGGGATGCTGATAAAGAATAAGGACCAGAAGAGCGGTCATTATGATGACCTGAAGGATGTATTTCGGCCGGGGCATGCGGACTTTACGTTCTGGCGAAAGTACGGGTTGCGGGATCATCGGGGCGGGGGGCGGTCGTCGGGAAGAGAGACGGCTTGCCGGGTGGCTGGCGGTGCTGTTGCGAAGAAGCTGCTGGCTGAGCGGGGCGTGACGATAAGGACGTGTACGCTGGCGGTGGGGAAGGTGAAGGCTGAGCGGTTTTCGTGGGAGGATGCTGAGGCGAATCTGCTGCGGTGTCCGGATGCGAAGGCGGCGGAGCAGATGGAAAAAGAGATACTGGACGCGCGGTCGGCTGGGGACAGTGTCGGCGGTGTGGTTCAGGTGCAGGTTGACGGGCTGCCGGCAGGATTAGGTGATCCGGTATTTGCGAAGCTGGATGCGAGGATCGCGCAGGCGATGTTTTCGCTGGGCAGCGTGAAAGGGCTGGAATTCGGGAGCGGATTCGGCAGTGCTGCGATGCTGGGCAGTGAGAACAACGATGCGATGAGCGGTATGTCGTTCGAGAGTAATAACGCGGGTGGGATATTCGGCGGTATCAGTAATGGTGAGCCGGTTGTTGCGCGGATGGCGGTTAAGCCTACGCCTTCGGTTTCGCTGGAGCAGAGGACGTGCGATACGGCTGGGCGGGACAGGACGATCGAGATAAAGGGGCGACACGATCCTTGTATTGTGCCGCGTGTGCTGGTGGTGATGGAGTCGATGATGGCTCTGGTGCTGCTGGATGCGTGGGAGATACAGGAGAGGATACGGCCCGGTTGGTCGGAGTGA
- the queC gene encoding 7-cyano-7-deazaguanine synthase QueC, translating into MSSSTKKAVVLLSGGLDSATTLGIARNEGFDCYAMTFRYGQRHNVEVECARRVAASLGVAEHRIIDIDLKQFGRSALTDDTLAVPKDREDIDDTSDIPISYVPARNTIFLSYALAWAEVLDAFDIFIGVNATDYSGYPDCRPEFIDAYEKMANLATAAAVTGTQKYSIHTPIIKLSKADIIKTGTSIGVDYSLTHSCYDPDPDNKPCARCDSCKLRLRGFQQANLTDPVQYAD; encoded by the coding sequence ATGTCTTCATCCACAAAAAAAGCTGTCGTCCTCCTCAGCGGCGGCCTCGACTCCGCAACCACCCTCGGCATAGCCCGAAACGAGGGTTTTGACTGCTATGCAATGACCTTCCGCTACGGCCAAAGACATAACGTCGAAGTGGAATGCGCCCGCCGCGTCGCAGCCTCGCTCGGCGTCGCCGAACACCGCATCATAGACATCGACCTCAAACAGTTCGGCCGCTCCGCCCTCACCGACGACACCCTCGCAGTACCCAAGGACCGCGAAGACATCGACGACACCTCCGACATCCCCATCAGCTATGTCCCCGCCCGCAACACCATCTTCCTCAGCTACGCCCTCGCATGGGCCGAGGTCCTCGACGCATTCGACATCTTCATAGGCGTAAACGCAACAGACTACAGCGGATACCCAGACTGCCGCCCTGAATTCATCGACGCATACGAAAAAATGGCCAACCTCGCCACCGCCGCAGCCGTCACCGGCACCCAAAAATACTCCATCCACACCCCAATAATCAAACTCTCCAAAGCCGACATAATCAAAACCGGCACCTCCATCGGCGTCGACTACTCACTCACCCACTCCTGCTACGACCCCGACCCCGACAACAAACCCTGCGCCCGATGCGACTCCTGCAAACTGCGTCTCCGAGGCTTCCAGCAAGCAAACCTGACCGACCCAGTCCAATACGCCGACTAA
- the purE gene encoding 5-(carboxyamino)imidazole ribonucleotide mutase has protein sequence MTKPKAAIIMGSDSDLPVMQKAHEIFRDFEVPCELTVVSAHRTPDRLFEFARGAHERGIEVIIAGAGGAAHLPGMVAAISPLPVIGVPIKSSNSIDGWDSVLSILQMPGGVPVATVALDGAKNAGLLAVQMLSIGDAGLREKMLEYKKQLKESVMEKVSRLESKMGNQAG, from the coding sequence ATGACAAAACCAAAAGCAGCGATCATCATGGGTTCGGATTCGGACCTTCCTGTAATGCAGAAGGCGCACGAGATATTTCGTGACTTTGAGGTGCCGTGTGAATTGACGGTTGTGTCGGCACACCGCACGCCGGACAGATTGTTCGAATTTGCCCGGGGGGCACATGAGAGGGGTATCGAGGTGATCATTGCCGGTGCGGGGGGTGCGGCTCATTTGCCGGGGATGGTGGCGGCGATCTCGCCTCTGCCGGTGATAGGTGTGCCGATCAAGTCGTCGAATTCGATCGACGGGTGGGATTCGGTGCTTTCGATTCTGCAGATGCCGGGCGGGGTTCCGGTGGCGACGGTTGCGCTGGATGGGGCGAAGAATGCGGGGCTGCTTGCGGTGCAGATGCTGAGTATCGGCGATGCCGGGCTGCGTGAGAAGATGCTGGAGTATAAGAAGCAGTTGAAGGAGTCGGTGATGGAGAAGGTGAGCAGGCTTGAGTCGAAGATGGGTAATCAGGCTGGTTAA